From Perognathus longimembris pacificus isolate PPM17 chromosome 4, ASM2315922v1, whole genome shotgun sequence, one genomic window encodes:
- the Mmadhc gene encoding cobalamin trafficking protein CblD isoform X1 translates to MAHVLCNRARLVSYLPGFCSLVRRVVNPKAFSTAGSSGSDESHVATSPPDICSRTVWPDETMGPFGPQDQRFQLPGNIGFDCHLNGTALQKKSQVHKTLPDVLAEPLSTERHEFVMAQYVNEFQGNDTPLEQEINSAETYFESARVECAIQTCPELLRRDFESLFPEVANSKLMILTVTQKTKNDMTVWSEEVEVEREMLLEKFINGAKEICYALRAEGYWADFIDPSSGLAFFGPYTNNTLFETDERYRHLGFSVDDLGCCKVIRHSLWGTHVVVGSIFTNATPDSHIMKKLSGN, encoded by the exons ATGGCCCAT GTGCTCTGTAACAGAGCCAGACTGGTTTCCTATCTCCCAGGCTTTTGTTCTCTAGTTAGAAGAGTTGTTAATCCCAAAGCCTTTTCAACTGCAGGATCTTCAGGTTCTGATGAATCTCATGTGGCCACTTCGCCTCCAGATATAT GCTCTAGAACAGTATGGCCTGATGAAACTATGGGACCATTTGGACCTCAGGATCAAAGATTCCAGCTTCCAGGAAACATAGGTTTCGATTGCCACCTCAATGGGACTGCTTTACAGAAGAAAAGCCAGGTTCATAAAACTTTGCCCGATGTTCTAGCAGAACCATTATCCACCGAAAGACATGAGTTTGTGATGGCACAATATGTGAATGAATTTCAG GGTAATGATACACCTCTTGAACAAGAAATTAACAGTGCAGAAACTTACTTTGAAAGTGCCAGAGTTGAGTGTGCAATCCAAACATGTCCAGAATTGCTGCGAAGAG attttGAATCACTGTTTCCAGAAGTGGCCAATAGCAAACTAATGATTCTAACTGTaactcagaaaactaagaatGATATGACTGTTTGGAGTGAAGAGGTAGAAGTTGAAAGAGAAATGCTGCTAGAAAAG ttcaTTAATGGTGCTAAAGAAATTTGCTATGCTCTTCGAGCTGAAGGCTATTGGGCTGACTTTATTGATCCATCATCTGGTTTGGCG TTTTTTGGACCATATACAAACAATACTCTTTTTGAAACGGATGAACGCTACCGACATTTAGGATTCTCTGTTGATGATCTTGGCTGCTGTAAAGTGATCCGTCATAGCCTCTGGGGAACGCACGTGGTTGTAGGAAGTATCTTCACTAATGCAACACCAGATAGCCATATTATGAAGAAATTAAGTGGAAACTAG
- the Mmadhc gene encoding cobalamin trafficking protein CblD isoform X2: MGPFGPQDQRFQLPGNIGFDCHLNGTALQKKSQVHKTLPDVLAEPLSTERHEFVMAQYVNEFQGNDTPLEQEINSAETYFESARVECAIQTCPELLRRDFESLFPEVANSKLMILTVTQKTKNDMTVWSEEVEVEREMLLEKFINGAKEICYALRAEGYWADFIDPSSGLAFFGPYTNNTLFETDERYRHLGFSVDDLGCCKVIRHSLWGTHVVVGSIFTNATPDSHIMKKLSGN; this comes from the exons ATGGGACCATTTGGACCTCAGGATCAAAGATTCCAGCTTCCAGGAAACATAGGTTTCGATTGCCACCTCAATGGGACTGCTTTACAGAAGAAAAGCCAGGTTCATAAAACTTTGCCCGATGTTCTAGCAGAACCATTATCCACCGAAAGACATGAGTTTGTGATGGCACAATATGTGAATGAATTTCAG GGTAATGATACACCTCTTGAACAAGAAATTAACAGTGCAGAAACTTACTTTGAAAGTGCCAGAGTTGAGTGTGCAATCCAAACATGTCCAGAATTGCTGCGAAGAG attttGAATCACTGTTTCCAGAAGTGGCCAATAGCAAACTAATGATTCTAACTGTaactcagaaaactaagaatGATATGACTGTTTGGAGTGAAGAGGTAGAAGTTGAAAGAGAAATGCTGCTAGAAAAG ttcaTTAATGGTGCTAAAGAAATTTGCTATGCTCTTCGAGCTGAAGGCTATTGGGCTGACTTTATTGATCCATCATCTGGTTTGGCG TTTTTTGGACCATATACAAACAATACTCTTTTTGAAACGGATGAACGCTACCGACATTTAGGATTCTCTGTTGATGATCTTGGCTGCTGTAAAGTGATCCGTCATAGCCTCTGGGGAACGCACGTGGTTGTAGGAAGTATCTTCACTAATGCAACACCAGATAGCCATATTATGAAGAAATTAAGTGGAAACTAG